DNA from Archaeoglobus veneficus SNP6:
GAAGGTCAGGGCCTATTTGGTTCATGGATACGTTCTCGATACATATTACAATCAAACGCTTGGAAAATACAGCTATACGCTGATAAAAGATAACAAAAGAATAATCGGATGGGATAATGCACCCCATCACATATCCGTAGATACGTATCCAGACCACTTTCACGATGTTG
Protein-coding regions in this window:
- a CDS encoding toxin-antitoxin system TumE family protein → MTEILKEVAKRLLDYDFVLKVEFLGTKVRAYLVHGYVLDTYYNQTLGKYSYTLIKDNKRIIGWDNAPHHISVDTYPDHFHDVDGKIKPSYLSGNPLKDLDKVLNAIENIIKR